In Bradyrhizobium sp. 1(2017), one DNA window encodes the following:
- a CDS encoding DMT family transporter has product MTTTPSKSMAALWMAGWLALMLVMAVAGRETTRELNVFQIMEVRSVIGLTLLLPIIYRAGGFKAVATKRLPQHLARNGVHYFAQLGWFYALTLIGIGQVVAIEFTMPIWTALLAATFLSERMTIWKIAAVLLGIVGVVMIVRPATSEINPGQLIALGAAIGFSVSMILAKSLTRTESALSILFWMIVVQMVVGLLPTLYVWTWPSAYMWGWLFVIGVCGTFSHYCLASALRYADATIVVPMDFLRVPLTATAGWLLYSERLDSWTVLGAALILCGNLLNLKPASAVPARAR; this is encoded by the coding sequence ATGACCACGACACCGTCCAAATCGATGGCTGCACTTTGGATGGCCGGCTGGCTGGCGCTGATGCTGGTCATGGCGGTCGCCGGGCGCGAGACCACGCGCGAGCTCAACGTCTTTCAGATCATGGAAGTGCGTTCGGTGATCGGTCTCACGCTGCTGCTGCCGATCATCTACCGCGCCGGCGGCTTCAAGGCGGTCGCGACAAAACGCCTGCCCCAGCACCTTGCGCGCAACGGCGTCCATTATTTCGCACAGCTCGGCTGGTTCTACGCACTGACGCTGATCGGAATCGGACAGGTCGTGGCCATCGAGTTCACCATGCCGATCTGGACCGCGCTGCTGGCCGCAACGTTCTTGTCCGAGCGCATGACGATCTGGAAGATCGCCGCCGTCCTGCTCGGCATCGTCGGCGTTGTCATGATCGTGCGGCCCGCGACCAGCGAGATCAACCCGGGCCAGTTGATCGCGCTCGGGGCCGCGATCGGCTTCAGCGTCTCGATGATCCTGGCCAAGTCGCTGACGCGCACGGAGAGCGCCTTGTCGATCCTGTTCTGGATGATCGTGGTGCAAATGGTCGTGGGCCTGCTCCCGACGCTCTATGTCTGGACTTGGCCGTCAGCCTACATGTGGGGCTGGCTCTTCGTTATCGGGGTCTGCGGCACATTCTCGCATTATTGCCTCGCCAGCGCGCTTCGGTACGCGGATGCGACCATCGTGGTCCCCATGGACTTTCTCCGGGTTCCACTCACGGCGACGGCCGGCTGGCTGCTGTATTCAGAGCGGCTCGACTCCTGGACCGTCCTCGGCGCGGCGCTGATCCTCTGCGGCAATCTCCTGAATCTGAAACCGGCATCAGCGGTTCCCGCCCGCGCGCGGTGA
- a CDS encoding caspase family protein — translation MRYLTLLASLMCMALSVSAAKADRRVAFVVGNGNYKNVAQLPNPPIDAKAMAATLRNVGFEVIEGSNLSRDQMTEKLLDFGRKAQGSDIALFYYAGHGIAVSGTNYLLPVDADIKSEMDVKLGAAINIDLTLEQTMGDAKVKLVFLDACRDNPFAAKIKSNAATRSVNVQSGLAEMKSGEGTLIAFATGPGQTALDGQEGNNSPFTRALIDNITKPGIEIQQAMTSVRAQVNEETRKGQLPWGHTNLTGTVYLNQAPTTQVANAAPTATGIVPVASGSSDGVELEYWRSVKESNKPEELNAYLSAYPNGQFKALALARIAAIKSGPSTATRTLNAGVDPATFTDEATQLTEDQIGLDKTGRRDVQRRLTGLGFDIKPTGVFGEETRAVLKRWQAARGYPSSGYLNKNQHKALLSEIVAAPATASDGSQKAPRRAASAPSGSAPAPQQRSNPGDAAGAAFVGGVVGGMMGGMFRR, via the coding sequence ATGCGCTATCTCACCCTCCTCGCTTCGCTGATGTGCATGGCCCTGTCGGTCAGTGCCGCGAAGGCCGACCGCCGCGTCGCCTTCGTCGTCGGCAACGGCAACTACAAGAACGTCGCGCAATTGCCGAACCCGCCGATCGACGCCAAGGCAATGGCGGCGACGCTGCGCAATGTCGGCTTCGAGGTGATCGAAGGATCCAATCTCAGCCGAGACCAGATGACGGAGAAGCTGCTCGACTTCGGCCGCAAGGCACAGGGCTCCGACATCGCCCTGTTCTATTATGCCGGCCACGGCATCGCCGTCAGCGGCACCAACTACCTGCTGCCCGTCGACGCCGACATCAAGTCGGAGATGGACGTCAAGCTTGGGGCTGCCATCAACATCGACCTCACGCTCGAGCAGACCATGGGCGATGCCAAGGTCAAGCTGGTCTTCCTCGATGCCTGCCGCGACAATCCGTTTGCTGCCAAGATCAAGTCGAACGCGGCGACCCGCAGCGTCAACGTGCAGAGCGGCCTGGCCGAGATGAAGTCGGGCGAAGGCACCCTGATCGCCTTCGCCACCGGGCCCGGCCAGACCGCGCTCGACGGCCAGGAGGGCAACAACAGCCCGTTCACCCGCGCGCTGATCGACAACATCACCAAGCCCGGCATCGAGATCCAGCAGGCAATGACGTCGGTACGCGCCCAGGTCAATGAAGAGACCCGCAAGGGCCAGCTGCCCTGGGGCCACACCAACCTGACCGGCACCGTCTATCTCAATCAGGCCCCGACGACCCAGGTCGCCAATGCAGCCCCGACAGCTACCGGCATCGTGCCGGTGGCGAGCGGGAGCTCGGACGGCGTCGAGCTCGAATACTGGCGCTCGGTGAAGGAATCCAACAAGCCGGAGGAGCTGAACGCCTATCTCTCGGCCTATCCGAACGGCCAGTTCAAGGCGCTGGCGCTGGCGCGTATCGCGGCGATCAAGAGCGGCCCCTCGACCGCGACCCGCACGCTCAATGCCGGCGTCGATCCGGCGACCTTTACGGACGAGGCCACGCAGCTCACCGAGGACCAGATCGGCCTCGACAAGACCGGGCGTCGCGACGTGCAGCGCCGCCTCACCGGCCTCGGCTTCGACATCAAGCCGACCGGTGTGTTCGGCGAGGAGACCCGCGCGGTGCTCAAGCGCTGGCAGGCCGCGCGCGGCTATCCGTCGTCCGGGTACCTCAACAAGAACCAGCACAAGGCCCTGCTCTCGGAGATCGTGGCGGCTCCCGCGACGGCGAGTGATGGCAGCCAGAAGGCCCCGCGCCGCGCCGCGAGCGCACCCTCAGGCAGCGCGCCGGCTCCCCAGCAGCGCAGCAACCCGGGCGATGCTGCCGGCGCAGCCTTCGTGGGCGGCGTCGTCGGCGGCATGATGGGCGGCATGTTCCGCCGCTGA
- a CDS encoding BrnA antitoxin family protein, producing MADQPRRPRTLGDARTEAEAAFKKVTAKVAAAPPKPNAVPGIKEQVTLRIDQDVLEFFQESGPGWQDRINEALRKAAGK from the coding sequence ATGGCAGATCAACCGAGGCGGCCGCGCACGCTTGGCGATGCCAGGACGGAAGCCGAGGCGGCGTTCAAGAAGGTGACAGCCAAGGTCGCCGCGGCGCCGCCCAAGCCAAACGCAGTCCCGGGCATCAAGGAGCAGGTCACGCTGCGCATCGACCAGGACGTGCTGGAATTTTTCCAGGAGAGCGGGCCGGGCTGGCAGGACCGCATCAACGAGGCACTGCGGAAGGCCGCGGGGAAGTAG
- the cysK gene encoding cysteine synthase A has translation MDASSTAGATHQPGRGRVYDSIVEAFGDTPIVRLQRLPGMHGVNATILAKLEYFNPAASVKDRIGAAMIIAMEKAGIIKPDTVLIEPTSGNTGIALAFVAASRGYRLKLVMPESMSIERRKMLAFLGAELVLTPAAQGMKGAIAAAEELLKTTPNSVMPQQFKNLANPEVHRRTTAEEIWNDTVGNIDFFVAGVGTGGTITGVGQVLKPRKPSLRVVAVEPEESPVLSGGQHTPHKIQGIGAGFVPDILDRSVIDEIVKINSTTAIETSRALARHEGIPGGISSGAAIAAAIEIGKRPEAAGKTILAIVPSFSERYLSTALFEGI, from the coding sequence ATGGACGCATCGTCCACCGCGGGTGCAACGCACCAACCCGGCCGAGGCCGGGTCTATGACTCGATCGTCGAGGCTTTTGGCGACACGCCGATCGTGCGACTGCAGCGTCTGCCGGGCATGCACGGTGTGAACGCGACCATTTTGGCAAAACTTGAATATTTCAATCCGGCCGCAAGCGTGAAGGATCGCATCGGTGCGGCCATGATCATCGCCATGGAGAAAGCGGGCATCATCAAGCCCGACACCGTGCTGATCGAGCCGACCTCCGGCAATACCGGAATCGCGCTTGCCTTCGTTGCAGCCTCGCGCGGCTACCGGCTCAAGCTGGTGATGCCGGAGTCGATGTCGATCGAGCGGCGCAAGATGCTGGCTTTTCTCGGCGCCGAACTGGTGTTGACGCCGGCAGCCCAGGGCATGAAAGGCGCCATCGCCGCCGCAGAAGAACTGTTGAAGACGACGCCGAACTCGGTGATGCCGCAGCAGTTCAAGAACCTCGCCAATCCCGAGGTGCATCGCCGCACCACTGCGGAGGAGATCTGGAACGATACGGTCGGCAACATCGATTTCTTCGTCGCCGGTGTCGGCACCGGAGGCACCATCACGGGCGTCGGCCAGGTGCTGAAGCCGCGCAAGCCATCTTTGCGAGTGGTGGCGGTCGAGCCGGAGGAGAGCCCGGTGCTCTCGGGCGGCCAGCACACCCCGCACAAGATCCAGGGCATCGGCGCCGGTTTCGTGCCCGACATCCTCGACCGCTCGGTGATCGACGAGATCGTGAAGATCAACTCGACGACAGCGATCGAGACCTCGCGCGCGCTGGCGCGGCATGAGGGCATTCCGGGCGGCATCTCCTCGGGCGCCGCGATCGCGGCGGCAATTGAGATCGGCAAGCGGCCGGAAGCTGCGGGAAAAACCATCCTGGCTATCGTGCCGTCTTTCTCCGAACGGTATCTTTCGACGGCTCTGTTTGAGGGGATCTAG
- the tgt gene encoding tRNA guanosine(34) transglycosylase Tgt yields the protein MNPDNDLPNHFELLATDGAARTGRLTTPHGVVRTPAFMPVGTAGAMKGMHWREVRDAGADIVLGNTYHLMLRPGAERIAALGGLQTFTGWNGPMLTDSGGFQVMSLADLRKVSEHAVTFRSHIDGAKVELSPERSIEVQRFLGSDIAMQMDECVRLPAERADIERAMQLSLRWAERSKRAFESAPGGYMLFGIVQGGDVPQLRHASAQGLVEIGFHGYAIGGLAVGEPQSVMLAMIDETAPLLPRERPRYLMGVGTPDDILEAVKRGVDMFDCVMPTRNGRHGVAFTRFGQVNLRNARHADDPRPLDEESPWPSTRSCARAYLHHLVKAGETLGAMLLSEINVAYYQSLMQGIRDAIALGRFEEFYQRTREDWARGDIAPR from the coding sequence ATGAATCCCGACAATGACCTTCCCAATCACTTTGAGTTGCTCGCCACCGATGGCGCCGCGCGCACCGGGCGGCTGACCACGCCGCACGGCGTGGTGCGGACGCCGGCCTTCATGCCGGTCGGCACCGCGGGCGCCATGAAGGGCATGCATTGGCGCGAGGTGCGCGACGCCGGTGCCGACATCGTGCTCGGCAACACCTACCATCTGATGCTGCGCCCCGGCGCCGAGCGGATCGCGGCGCTCGGCGGCTTGCAGACGTTCACGGGCTGGAACGGTCCTATGCTGACGGATTCCGGCGGCTTCCAGGTCATGTCGCTGGCGGATTTGCGCAAGGTCAGCGAGCACGCCGTCACCTTCCGCTCGCATATCGACGGCGCCAAGGTCGAACTGTCGCCGGAACGCTCGATCGAGGTGCAGCGCTTCCTCGGCTCCGATATCGCGATGCAGATGGACGAATGCGTGCGGCTGCCCGCCGAGCGCGCCGACATCGAGCGCGCGATGCAATTGTCGCTGCGCTGGGCCGAGCGCAGCAAGCGGGCCTTCGAAAGCGCGCCCGGCGGCTACATGCTGTTCGGCATCGTGCAGGGTGGCGACGTCCCGCAGCTGCGCCATGCGAGCGCGCAAGGCCTGGTCGAGATCGGCTTTCATGGCTATGCGATCGGCGGCCTTGCCGTCGGCGAGCCACAGTCGGTGATGCTGGCGATGATCGACGAGACAGCGCCATTGCTGCCGAGAGAGCGGCCGCGCTACCTCATGGGCGTCGGCACGCCCGACGACATCCTCGAGGCGGTGAAGCGCGGCGTCGACATGTTCGATTGCGTGATGCCGACGCGCAATGGCCGGCATGGCGTTGCCTTCACGCGCTTCGGCCAGGTCAATCTGCGCAATGCGCGCCACGCCGACGATCCGCGTCCGCTCGACGAAGAGAGCCCCTGGCCATCGACGCGCAGTTGCGCGCGCGCCTATTTGCATCATCTCGTCAAGGCGGGCGAGACGCTGGGAGCGATGCTGCTGTCCGAGATCAATGTCGCTTACTATCAGTCCCTGATGCAGGGCATCAGGGACGCGATCGCGTTGGGCAGGTTCGAGGAGTTCTATCAGCGTACGCGTGAGGACTGGGCGAGGGGCGATATCGCCCCTCGCTAG